The following are from one region of the Georgenia sp. M64 genome:
- the mmsB gene encoding multiple monosaccharide ABC transporter permease — protein MTGTSSLKDLLTRNLRQSGIYIAFVFIIALFAILTDGVLLSPGNITNIVLQYSYILILAIGMVIVIIAGHIDLSVGSVVALTGAISAVLVIQQGMPWWVGMLAAIATGLLVGAWQGFWVAYVGIPAFIVTLAGMLIFRGLTLQVLGNISLSPFPREYQQVASGFLNGLLGGQGFDAFTLIIAAIAVVGYAVNSYRTRRRQIEYKQPVESMPLFVAKILVVAAIVMAFAYQLSRSRGLPIVLILLAFLILTYSAVTKRSVFGRHVYAIGGNLNAAQLSGVKVKKVNFWIFVNMGFLAAVAGIVYSSRSNGAQPAAGNMFELDAIAAAFIGGAAVTGGVGTVVGAMVGGLIMGVMSNGMQLMGIDQSIQAVVRGLVLLLAVAFDVYNKRRASGAR, from the coding sequence ATGACCGGAACATCGAGCCTCAAGGACCTGCTGACGAGGAACCTGCGGCAGAGCGGCATCTACATCGCGTTCGTGTTCATCATCGCGCTCTTCGCGATCCTCACGGACGGCGTTCTCCTCAGCCCGGGGAACATCACCAACATCGTCCTGCAGTACTCCTACATCCTCATCCTGGCCATCGGCATGGTCATCGTCATCATCGCCGGCCACATCGACCTCTCGGTCGGCTCGGTGGTGGCGCTGACCGGCGCGATCTCGGCCGTGCTGGTCATCCAGCAGGGCATGCCGTGGTGGGTCGGGATGCTGGCCGCGATCGCCACCGGCCTCCTGGTCGGAGCCTGGCAGGGCTTCTGGGTGGCGTACGTCGGCATCCCGGCCTTCATCGTCACCCTGGCCGGCATGCTCATCTTCCGCGGCCTGACGCTCCAGGTGCTGGGCAACATCTCGCTGTCGCCGTTCCCGCGGGAGTACCAGCAGGTCGCCAGCGGCTTCCTCAACGGCCTGCTCGGTGGGCAGGGCTTCGACGCCTTCACCCTCATCATCGCGGCCATCGCGGTGGTGGGCTACGCGGTGAACTCCTACCGCACCCGCCGCCGGCAGATCGAGTACAAGCAGCCCGTCGAGTCGATGCCGCTGTTCGTGGCCAAGATCCTCGTCGTCGCGGCGATCGTCATGGCGTTCGCCTACCAGCTCTCGCGCAGCCGCGGCCTGCCGATCGTGCTCATCCTGCTGGCCTTCCTCATCCTCACCTACAGCGCGGTGACCAAGCGCAGCGTCTTCGGCCGCCACGTCTACGCCATCGGCGGCAACCTCAACGCCGCCCAGCTCTCCGGCGTGAAGGTCAAGAAGGTCAACTTCTGGATCTTCGTCAACATGGGCTTCCTCGCCGCTGTCGCGGGCATCGTGTACTCCTCGCGGTCCAACGGCGCGCAGCCGGCGGCCGGCAACATGTTCGAGCTCGACGCCATCGCCGCGGCCTTCATCGGTGGTGCGGCGGTCACCGGTGGTGTGGGCACCGTGGTCGGGGCCATGGTCGGTGGTCTGATCATGGGTGTCATGAGCAACGGCATGCAGCTCATGGGCATCGACCAGTCCATCCAGGCCGTCGTCCGCGGCCTGGTGCTCCTCCTGGCCGTCGCCTTCGACGTCTACAACAAGCGGCGCGCGTCCGGCGCCCGCTGA
- a CDS encoding L-ribulose-5-phosphate 4-epimerase, whose translation MIRLDDLAEDVRTAVAAARERVAALHAELPRNELVVWTAGNVSERVAGADLFVIKPSGVSYDELAPEVMVVCDLDGTKIDDGTDERLQPSSDTAAHAYVYRNMPDVGGVVHTHSTYATAWAARREPVPCVLTMMADEFGGEIPVGPFALIGDDSIGRGIVETLSGSRSPAVLMANHGPFTIGKDARAAVKAAVMCEEVARTVHISRQLGEPTPIPQSDIDSLYERYQNVYGQHGPSEEQQR comes from the coding sequence ATGATCCGCCTCGACGACCTCGCCGAGGACGTGCGCACGGCGGTGGCGGCGGCCCGTGAGCGGGTGGCCGCGCTGCACGCGGAGCTCCCGCGCAACGAGCTCGTGGTGTGGACCGCGGGGAACGTCTCGGAGCGGGTCGCGGGCGCCGACCTGTTCGTCATCAAGCCGTCGGGGGTCTCCTACGACGAGCTCGCGCCCGAGGTCATGGTCGTCTGCGACCTCGACGGGACCAAGATCGACGACGGCACCGACGAGCGGCTCCAGCCCTCCTCGGACACCGCCGCCCACGCCTACGTCTACCGCAACATGCCCGACGTCGGCGGGGTCGTGCACACCCACTCCACCTACGCCACGGCGTGGGCGGCCCGGCGCGAGCCGGTCCCGTGCGTCCTGACGATGATGGCCGACGAGTTCGGCGGGGAGATCCCCGTGGGGCCGTTCGCGCTCATCGGTGACGACTCGATCGGCCGCGGCATCGTCGAGACCCTGTCGGGTTCGCGGTCCCCGGCGGTCCTCATGGCCAACCACGGCCCGTTCACCATCGGCAAGGACGCCCGCGCGGCGGTCAAGGCGGCGGTGATGTGTGAGGAGGTGGCCCGCACGGTCCACATCTCCCGCCAGCTGGGCGAGCCCACGCCCATCCCCCAGAGCGACATCGACTCCCTGTACGAGCGGTACCAGAACGTCTACGGCCAGCACGGCCCCAGCGAGGAGCAGCAGCGATGA
- the mmsA gene encoding multiple monosaccharide ABC transporter ATP-binding protein, protein MSDHILEMRSITKTFPGVKALQDVSLEVERGEIHAICGENGAGKSTLMKVLSGVYPAGTYEGEIYFEGEPVRFGSINDSEAKGIVIIHQELALVPFLSVAENIFLGNEQAKNGLIDWHATNAKAAELLDQVGLRENPVTHVGTLGVGKQQLIEIAKALSKDVKLLILDEPTAALNDQDSEHLLGLLRQLKERGITCIMISHKLGEIAAIADSTTIIRDGKTIETLDMSQPDATQNRIIRGMVGRDLDHMYPEHTSHPGEEVFRIEDWTVMHPTQVGRVVVDGAALNVRAGEIVGIAGLMGAGRTELAMSVFGQAYGRDIKGKVFMHGKEIKVRTVAEAIDNGIAYATEDRKRYGLNLIEDIKRNISASSLGKLAPRGWVNANEEIAVAERYRGDLNIKAPSVMSVVGKLSGGNQQKVVLSKWLYTEPDLLILDEPTRGIDVGAKFEIYTIINRLADAGKAVLVISSELPELLGICDRIYTLSAGRITGVVDVEEATQERLMELMTKEKDQVS, encoded by the coding sequence ATGAGCGATCACATCCTCGAGATGCGCTCCATCACCAAGACATTCCCCGGCGTGAAGGCGCTGCAGGACGTGTCGCTCGAGGTCGAGCGCGGTGAGATCCACGCCATCTGCGGCGAGAACGGCGCCGGCAAGTCCACCCTCATGAAGGTGCTCTCCGGGGTCTACCCCGCCGGCACCTACGAGGGGGAGATCTACTTCGAGGGCGAGCCCGTGCGGTTCGGCTCGATCAACGACTCCGAGGCCAAGGGCATCGTCATCATCCACCAGGAGCTGGCGCTCGTCCCCTTCCTCTCGGTGGCCGAGAACATCTTCCTCGGCAACGAGCAGGCGAAGAACGGCCTCATCGACTGGCACGCCACCAACGCCAAGGCGGCGGAGCTCCTCGACCAGGTGGGTCTGCGCGAGAACCCCGTCACCCACGTCGGCACGCTCGGTGTGGGCAAGCAGCAGCTCATCGAGATCGCGAAGGCGCTGTCCAAGGACGTCAAGCTCCTCATCCTCGACGAGCCCACGGCGGCCCTGAACGACCAGGACTCCGAGCACCTCCTCGGCCTGCTGCGTCAGCTCAAGGAGCGGGGGATCACCTGCATCATGATCTCCCACAAGCTGGGCGAGATCGCCGCGATCGCCGACTCCACCACGATCATCCGCGACGGCAAGACCATCGAGACGCTGGACATGTCCCAGCCGGACGCGACCCAGAACCGCATCATCCGCGGCATGGTCGGCCGCGACCTCGACCACATGTACCCCGAGCACACCTCCCACCCCGGCGAGGAGGTCTTCCGCATCGAGGACTGGACGGTCATGCACCCCACGCAGGTGGGTCGCGTCGTCGTCGACGGGGCCGCGCTGAACGTCCGCGCCGGTGAGATCGTCGGCATCGCGGGCCTCATGGGCGCCGGGCGCACCGAGCTCGCCATGAGCGTCTTCGGCCAGGCCTACGGCCGGGACATCAAGGGCAAGGTCTTCATGCACGGCAAGGAGATCAAGGTCCGCACCGTGGCCGAGGCCATCGACAACGGCATCGCCTACGCCACGGAGGACCGCAAGCGCTACGGCCTCAACCTCATCGAGGACATCAAGCGCAACATCTCGGCCTCCTCCCTGGGCAAGCTCGCCCCGCGAGGGTGGGTCAACGCCAACGAGGAGATCGCCGTCGCCGAGCGCTACCGCGGCGACCTCAACATCAAGGCACCGTCCGTGATGTCGGTCGTCGGCAAGCTCTCCGGCGGCAACCAGCAGAAGGTCGTGCTGAGCAAGTGGCTCTACACCGAGCCCGACCTGCTCATCCTCGACGAGCCCACCCGCGGCATCGACGTCGGCGCGAAGTTCGAGATCTACACGATCATCAACCGCTTGGCCGACGCCGGGAAGGCCGTCCTGGTCATCTCCTCCGAGCTCCCGGAGCTCCTGGGGATCTGCGACCGCATCTACACCCTGTCCGCCGGCCGCATCACCGGCGTGGTGGACGTCGAGGAGGCCACCCAGGAGCGCCTCATGGAACTCATGACGAAGGAAAAGGACCAGGTCTCATGA
- a CDS encoding acyl-CoA dehydrogenase family protein codes for MSRQILSEDLLERIRARAAHYDETNGFFDEDLAELRDAGYLTAFVPEAFGGAGLTLAEMAAEQMRLAGAAPATALAVNMHHVWVGVARGLNARGDSSADFVLTEAAAGEIFGFGVSEPGNDLVLFGSQSQARPDGEGGYTFHGTKIFTSLSPAWTRLGTFGADTAGPDGPRNVWGFVRRDGGGVSVKDDWDVMGMRASQSCTTVLDGAHAPADRIVRRIPPGPTTDPFVFGIFANFEILLAAVYTGIARRAIDVAVAGVRRRTSLKNGGAPYSNDPDIRWRLADAAIQLDGVLPQIEVLARDVDAGADRGTLWMPQLSALKSRATEVALDVVTKTVRASGGSSYSNGHELSRLYRDVLAGLFHPSDDESVHGAWANALLGPVVPWPPEGEG; via the coding sequence ATGAGCCGTCAGATCCTGTCCGAGGACCTCCTCGAGCGCATCCGCGCCCGCGCCGCCCACTACGACGAGACGAACGGGTTCTTCGACGAGGACCTCGCCGAGCTGCGTGACGCCGGCTACCTCACCGCGTTCGTCCCGGAGGCGTTCGGCGGCGCGGGCCTCACCCTGGCGGAGATGGCCGCCGAGCAGATGCGCCTGGCCGGCGCCGCACCCGCGACGGCCCTGGCGGTCAACATGCACCACGTCTGGGTCGGCGTCGCCCGGGGCCTCAACGCCCGCGGCGACTCCTCCGCCGACTTCGTCCTGACGGAGGCCGCGGCGGGGGAGATCTTCGGGTTCGGCGTGTCCGAGCCCGGCAACGACCTGGTGCTCTTCGGCTCGCAGAGCCAGGCGCGGCCCGACGGCGAGGGCGGGTACACCTTCCACGGCACGAAGATCTTCACCTCGCTCTCCCCGGCCTGGACCCGGCTGGGGACGTTCGGGGCCGACACGGCCGGTCCGGACGGTCCGCGCAACGTGTGGGGATTCGTGCGCCGCGACGGCGGCGGCGTGAGCGTCAAGGACGACTGGGACGTCATGGGGATGCGGGCGTCGCAGTCCTGCACGACCGTGCTCGACGGCGCCCACGCACCCGCCGACCGCATCGTGCGTCGGATCCCGCCGGGGCCGACGACGGACCCGTTCGTGTTCGGCATCTTCGCGAACTTCGAGATCCTGCTCGCGGCGGTATACACGGGGATCGCGCGGAGGGCGATCGACGTCGCCGTCGCCGGGGTGCGGCGGCGGACCTCGCTCAAGAACGGTGGGGCGCCGTACTCCAACGACCCCGACATCCGGTGGCGTCTCGCGGACGCGGCGATCCAGCTCGACGGCGTGCTCCCGCAGATCGAGGTGCTCGCCCGCGACGTCGACGCCGGGGCGGACCGCGGCACCCTGTGGATGCCTCAGCTCTCGGCCCTGAAGTCCCGTGCCACCGAGGTGGCGTTGGACGTGGTGACCAAGACGGTGCGCGCGTCGGGCGGCTCGTCGTACTCCAACGGCCACGAGCTGTCGCGGCTCTACCGCGACGTCCTCGCGGGCCTGTTCCACCCCAGCGACGACGAGTCCGTCCACGGCGCGTGGGCGAACGCCCTGCTCGGACCGGTCGTGCCCTGGCCGCCGGAGGGCGAGGGGTAG
- the chvE gene encoding multiple monosaccharide ABC transporter substrate-binding protein, whose protein sequence is MRNTKIAALAAGLSLSLTLAACSGGGAGSGDGDTDATAGGGDTAAAEGGLIGVSMPTETSERWIADGAAVEDGLTEAGYEVSLQFAGDDIPTQSQQIDQMITQGVDLLIIAAIDGTALSGQLQAAADAGIPVISYDRLIRDSENVDFYVTFDNEEVGVQQATSLLVGLGILNEDGSEGDATGPFNIELFAGSLDDNNAHFFWKGAIDTLQPYIDEGTLVVKSGQTDIEQAATLRWSQETAQKRMEDLLTAAYGDGSKVDGVLSPFDGISRGIITALQNAGYGPGIDAGMPIVSGQDAEIASVKLIADGVQFATIFKDTRKLADQAVVTAEAYLAGEEPEANDTETYDNGVKVVPSFLLESDIVYADNIQPLLVDSGYYTAEQVESGQA, encoded by the coding sequence ATGCGTAACACCAAGATCGCGGCTCTCGCCGCGGGCCTGTCGCTGAGCCTGACCCTCGCCGCATGCAGCGGCGGCGGTGCGGGCAGCGGCGACGGAGACACCGACGCGACCGCCGGAGGTGGCGACACCGCTGCCGCCGAGGGTGGCCTCATCGGCGTCTCGATGCCGACGGAGACCTCCGAGCGGTGGATCGCCGACGGCGCCGCCGTGGAGGACGGGCTCACCGAGGCCGGGTACGAGGTGTCGCTCCAGTTCGCCGGCGACGACATCCCCACCCAGTCCCAGCAGATCGACCAGATGATCACCCAGGGCGTGGACCTGCTGATCATCGCGGCCATCGACGGCACGGCCCTGTCGGGCCAGCTCCAGGCGGCCGCCGACGCGGGGATCCCGGTCATCTCCTACGACCGGCTCATCCGTGACAGCGAGAACGTCGACTTCTACGTCACGTTCGACAACGAGGAGGTCGGCGTCCAGCAGGCCACCTCCCTCCTCGTCGGCCTGGGCATCCTCAACGAGGACGGCTCCGAGGGCGACGCCACCGGTCCGTTCAACATCGAGCTGTTCGCCGGCTCGCTGGACGACAACAACGCGCACTTCTTCTGGAAGGGCGCGATCGACACCCTGCAGCCGTACATCGACGAGGGCACCCTCGTGGTGAAGTCCGGGCAGACCGACATCGAGCAGGCCGCCACCCTGCGCTGGAGCCAGGAGACGGCCCAGAAGCGCATGGAGGACCTCCTCACCGCCGCCTACGGCGACGGCAGCAAGGTCGACGGCGTCCTCTCGCCGTTCGACGGCATCTCCCGCGGCATCATCACCGCGCTGCAGAACGCCGGCTACGGCCCGGGCATCGACGCCGGCATGCCGATCGTCTCCGGTCAGGACGCCGAGATCGCCTCCGTCAAGCTCATCGCCGACGGCGTGCAGTTCGCGACGATCTTCAAGGACACCCGCAAGCTCGCCGACCAGGCCGTCGTCACCGCCGAGGCCTACCTCGCCGGCGAGGAGCCGGAGGCCAACGACACCGAGACGTACGACAACGGTGTCAAGGTCGTCCCGTCCTTCCTGCTGGAGTCGGACATCGTCTACGCCGACAACATCCAGCCGCTGCTCGTCGACTCGGGGTACTACACCGCCGAGCAGGTCGAGAGCGGCCAGGCCTGA
- the araA gene encoding L-arabinose isomerase produces the protein MKNPFEGKEIWFLTGSQDLYGEETLAQVAEQSQAVAAALDGAADVPVRIVWKPVLKDRDAIRRAALEANADESCLGVVVWMHTFSPAKMWILGLDALTKPMLHLHTQANVELPWADIDMDFMNLNQAAHGDREFGYIATRLGARRKTVVGHATNPAVQAKVGTWARAAAGWDAMQHLSLARFGDNMRNVAVTEGDKTEAELRLGVSVNTWAVNDLVAAVDAATEADVDALVAEYDELYDVAPELGPDGERRDSLRYGARIELGMRSFLEAGGFEAFTTNFEDLGGLRQLPGLAVQRLMADGYGFGAEGDWKTAILVRAAKVMGHGLPGGASLMEDYTYELTPGKEKILGAHMLEICPSLTTSRPRLEIHPLGIGGREDPVRLVFDTDPGEGVVVAMSDLRERFRLVANVVDVVPGDAELPNLPVARAVWVPRPDFATSAECWLTAGAAHHTVLTTALGLEVFEDLAEIAAVELAVIDAATTSRGFARELRWNAAYHRLAQGL, from the coding sequence ATGAAGAACCCCTTCGAGGGCAAGGAGATCTGGTTCCTCACCGGATCCCAGGACCTCTACGGCGAGGAGACCCTCGCCCAGGTGGCCGAGCAGTCCCAGGCCGTCGCGGCCGCGCTCGACGGCGCCGCCGACGTCCCGGTCCGCATCGTGTGGAAGCCGGTCCTCAAGGACCGTGACGCCATCCGCCGCGCCGCGCTGGAGGCCAACGCCGACGAGTCCTGCCTCGGCGTCGTCGTGTGGATGCACACCTTCTCCCCGGCGAAGATGTGGATCCTCGGGCTGGACGCGCTGACCAAGCCGATGCTCCACCTGCACACCCAGGCCAACGTCGAGCTGCCGTGGGCGGACATCGACATGGACTTCATGAACCTCAACCAGGCCGCCCACGGCGACCGCGAGTTCGGCTACATCGCCACCCGGCTCGGCGCGCGCCGCAAGACCGTCGTCGGGCACGCCACCAACCCGGCCGTCCAGGCCAAGGTCGGGACGTGGGCCCGGGCCGCGGCCGGCTGGGACGCCATGCAGCACCTGAGCCTGGCCCGGTTCGGCGACAACATGCGCAACGTCGCGGTCACCGAGGGCGACAAGACCGAGGCCGAGCTGCGCCTGGGCGTCTCGGTCAACACCTGGGCCGTGAACGACCTCGTGGCAGCCGTGGACGCGGCCACCGAGGCCGACGTCGACGCCCTCGTCGCCGAGTACGACGAGCTCTACGACGTCGCCCCCGAGCTCGGCCCCGACGGCGAGCGGCGCGACTCGCTGCGCTACGGCGCCCGCATCGAGCTGGGCATGCGCTCCTTCCTCGAGGCCGGCGGCTTCGAGGCGTTCACCACGAACTTCGAGGACCTCGGCGGGCTGCGGCAGCTCCCGGGCCTGGCCGTCCAGCGGCTCATGGCCGACGGGTACGGCTTCGGCGCCGAGGGCGACTGGAAGACGGCGATCCTCGTGCGGGCCGCGAAGGTCATGGGCCACGGCCTGCCCGGCGGTGCCTCGCTCATGGAGGACTACACCTACGAGCTGACCCCGGGGAAGGAGAAGATCCTCGGCGCCCACATGCTCGAGATCTGCCCCTCCCTCACCACCTCCCGCCCGCGCCTGGAGATCCACCCCCTGGGCATCGGCGGGCGCGAGGACCCGGTCCGGCTGGTGTTCGACACCGACCCGGGCGAGGGCGTCGTCGTGGCCATGTCCGACCTGCGCGAGCGGTTCCGGCTGGTCGCCAACGTCGTCGACGTCGTCCCCGGCGACGCCGAGCTGCCCAACCTTCCCGTCGCACGAGCCGTGTGGGTCCCCCGCCCGGATTTCGCGACCTCCGCGGAGTGCTGGCTCACCGCCGGCGCCGCGCACCACACGGTGCTCACCACCGCCCTCGGCCTGGAGGTCTTCGAGGACCTCGCCGAGATCGCCGCGGTCGAGCTGGCCGTCATCGACGCCGCCACCACCAGCCGCGGGTTCGCCCGCGAGCTGCGCTGGAACGCGGCGTACCACCGACTCGCCCAGGGCCTCTGA
- a CDS encoding ROK family transcriptional regulator, which produces MPTPPVTTRDGAGTPAAERSGQPAHRPDGPGDDRPGPSDPSAGPGTDPAAGPAGARQGALREYNLAVLVQELFGSSTARSRADLSARTGMTRSTVSRLVEDLLAAGIVAENPAPAGRRGRPAVPLSAAPGTLLGLGLEVNVDYVAGRLLDLRGATVAERLVPSDMRGSDPAVVLPALGDLGRELVTEAGPAARLVGTVLALPGLVDSPAGRLLLAPNLGWRELRPAPLLGADLGEVTIANEAKLAALATATEAPGRLGPDRTFLYVSAQVGVGSAAVVDGEVMTGPHGWAGEIGHFSVEPGGPQCRCGARGCLEQYAGKQALMVAAGLPVTASAADLLARADGPDGATARAALERAGWALGITLAGAVNLLDIDQILLGGELAPLAERLAPAVEAELRARVLAAPWATLSVRAAGHDPALAARGAALTALATVVEAPARWVPAALPA; this is translated from the coding sequence ATGCCGACTCCGCCTGTCACGACCCGCGACGGCGCGGGCACGCCCGCCGCCGAGCGGTCCGGGCAACCCGCGCACCGCCCGGACGGACCCGGCGACGATCGGCCGGGCCCCTCGGACCCGAGTGCCGGCCCGGGCACGGACCCGGCTGCCGGCCCGGCCGGCGCCCGCCAGGGCGCCCTGCGCGAGTACAACCTCGCGGTGCTCGTCCAGGAGCTCTTCGGGTCCTCCACGGCGCGCTCGCGCGCGGACCTCTCCGCCCGCACGGGGATGACCCGCTCCACCGTCTCCCGGCTCGTCGAGGACCTGCTCGCCGCCGGGATCGTCGCCGAGAACCCTGCTCCGGCGGGCCGGCGCGGCCGGCCGGCGGTGCCGCTGAGCGCCGCGCCCGGGACGTTGCTCGGCCTGGGGCTGGAGGTCAACGTCGACTACGTCGCGGGCCGTCTCCTCGACCTGCGCGGCGCGACCGTGGCCGAGCGCCTCGTCCCGTCGGACATGCGCGGCTCCGACCCGGCCGTGGTGCTCCCCGCCCTCGGTGACCTCGGCCGCGAGCTCGTGACCGAGGCCGGCCCGGCGGCCCGGCTCGTGGGTACGGTCCTCGCCCTGCCGGGCCTCGTGGACTCCCCCGCCGGCCGCCTCCTGCTCGCCCCCAACCTCGGCTGGCGCGAGCTGCGGCCGGCGCCGCTCCTCGGGGCGGACCTGGGCGAGGTGACCATCGCCAACGAGGCCAAGCTCGCGGCCCTCGCCACGGCGACCGAGGCGCCGGGCCGCCTCGGGCCGGACCGGACGTTCCTCTACGTCTCGGCCCAGGTGGGCGTGGGCTCCGCCGCCGTCGTCGACGGCGAGGTCATGACCGGCCCGCACGGGTGGGCCGGGGAGATCGGCCACTTCAGCGTGGAACCCGGTGGTCCGCAGTGCCGGTGCGGCGCGCGGGGCTGCCTCGAGCAGTACGCCGGCAAGCAGGCCCTCATGGTGGCCGCCGGGCTGCCGGTGACGGCGAGCGCCGCGGACCTCCTCGCACGGGCCGACGGGCCGGACGGGGCGACCGCCCGGGCGGCCCTCGAGCGGGCCGGCTGGGCACTGGGGATCACGCTCGCCGGCGCCGTGAACCTGCTCGACATCGACCAGATCCTCCTCGGTGGTGAGCTCGCCCCGCTCGCCGAGCGCCTCGCCCCCGCGGTCGAGGCGGAGCTGCGCGCCCGGGTACTGGCCGCCCCCTGGGCGACCCTCTCGGTGCGGGCCGCCGGGCACGACCCGGCGCTCGCGGCCCGGGGCGCCGCCCTCACCGCGCTGGCCACGGTCGTCGAGGCCCCCGCGCGCTGGGTCCCGGCGGCCCTGCCCGCCTGA